In Amycolatopsis coloradensis, one genomic interval encodes:
- a CDS encoding adenylosuccinate synthase, protein MPAIVLIGAQWGDEGKGKATDLLGDRVQWIVRYQGGNNAGHTVVLPDGQNFALHLIPSGILTPGVTNVIGNGVVIDPGVLLDELAGLEERDVDTSKLLISADAHLIMPYHVAIDKVTERYLGSRKIGTTGRGIGPCYQDKIARVGVRVQDLLDEKIFRQKVESALEFKNQVLVKVYNRKALDANQVADEVLAAGEKFAHRIADTRLQLNQALERGETVLLEGSQGTLLDVDHGTYPFVTSSNPTSGGASAGSGIGPGKIDTVLGILKAYTTRVGSGPFPTELDDESGEYLRKQGGEFGVTTGRSRRTGWFDAVIARYAVRVNGITDYFLTKLDVLSGLEKVPVCVGYEVDGSRTYDMPMTQTDVHHALPIYEELPGWFEDISGCRTFEELPANARAYVERLEELSGARISAIGVGPGREQTIVRHEFV, encoded by the coding sequence ATGCCGGCCATCGTGCTGATCGGGGCCCAATGGGGGGACGAGGGCAAGGGCAAGGCCACCGACCTGCTCGGCGACCGCGTCCAGTGGATCGTGCGTTACCAAGGCGGTAACAACGCGGGCCACACCGTAGTCCTTCCCGACGGGCAGAACTTCGCCCTCCACCTCATCCCGTCCGGGATCCTCACCCCGGGCGTCACCAACGTCATCGGCAACGGCGTCGTCATCGACCCGGGCGTGCTGCTCGACGAACTCGCCGGGCTGGAAGAACGCGACGTCGACACCAGCAAGCTGCTGATCTCCGCCGACGCGCACTTGATCATGCCGTACCACGTCGCGATCGATAAGGTCACCGAGCGTTACCTCGGCAGCCGCAAGATCGGCACCACCGGCCGCGGCATCGGCCCCTGCTACCAGGACAAGATCGCCCGCGTCGGCGTCCGCGTGCAGGACCTGCTCGACGAGAAGATCTTCCGGCAGAAGGTCGAGTCGGCACTGGAGTTCAAGAACCAGGTGCTGGTCAAGGTCTACAACCGCAAGGCGCTCGACGCGAACCAGGTCGCCGACGAGGTGCTGGCCGCGGGCGAGAAGTTCGCGCACCGCATCGCCGACACGCGCCTGCAGCTCAACCAGGCCCTCGAACGTGGCGAGACCGTGCTGCTCGAAGGCTCGCAGGGCACCCTGCTCGACGTCGACCACGGCACCTACCCGTTCGTGACGTCGTCGAACCCGACCTCCGGCGGCGCGAGCGCGGGTTCGGGCATCGGCCCCGGCAAGATCGACACCGTGCTGGGCATCCTCAAGGCCTACACCACGCGTGTCGGCTCCGGCCCGTTCCCGACCGAGCTGGACGACGAGTCCGGCGAGTACCTGCGCAAACAGGGCGGCGAGTTCGGCGTCACCACCGGCCGCTCGCGGCGCACCGGCTGGTTCGACGCGGTCATCGCGCGCTACGCGGTGCGGGTCAACGGCATCACCGACTACTTCCTCACCAAGCTGGACGTGCTGTCCGGCCTGGAGAAGGTGCCGGTGTGCGTCGGCTACGAGGTCGACGGCTCCCGGACGTACGACATGCCGATGACGCAGACCGACGTGCACCACGCGCTGCCGATCTACGAAGAGCTGCCGGGCTGGTTCGAGGACATTTCGGGCTGCCGCACCTTCGAAGAGCTGCCGGCGAACGCGCGGGCCTACGTCGAGCGGCTCGAAGAGCTGTCGGGCGCGCGGATCTCGGCGATCGGCGTCGGTCCGGGCCGCGAGCAGACGATCGTGCGGCACGAGTTCGTCTGA
- a CDS encoding ESX secretion-associated protein EspG — MPNDNGSLVLSALEFEMLWEAERLPGRHVALDVPSPGTTHTERAALIEEAWESLRARGLARGHQASGELVDMLNLFAHPRVAIDVWVWTDREIKGQAVSVGNQALLGVIDSGQVWLIPARESSLAEAAVSVAGDLGPGVGQSISIPHDVLVQADAAARGDAKALVTALEDLDVPLWQAQEVAGMLLGQEARGQFGVERAGRDGRPRRADSVVAFYDTDAGRYLFQVARNRDGRDWATITPADNQLLATRIREVADF; from the coding sequence GTGCCGAACGACAACGGCAGCCTGGTGCTGTCCGCACTCGAGTTCGAAATGCTCTGGGAAGCCGAACGGCTGCCCGGCCGCCATGTCGCACTCGACGTGCCGAGCCCCGGAACGACCCACACGGAGCGGGCGGCGCTGATCGAAGAGGCCTGGGAATCCCTGCGCGCGCGAGGTCTCGCGCGGGGACACCAGGCGTCGGGCGAGCTGGTCGACATGCTGAACCTGTTCGCGCATCCCCGCGTCGCGATCGACGTCTGGGTGTGGACCGACCGCGAGATCAAGGGCCAGGCGGTGAGCGTCGGCAACCAGGCCTTGCTCGGCGTGATCGACTCCGGTCAGGTGTGGCTCATCCCCGCCAGGGAGAGCTCCCTCGCCGAGGCCGCGGTCTCGGTCGCGGGTGATCTCGGCCCCGGCGTCGGCCAGTCGATCAGCATCCCGCACGACGTCCTCGTCCAGGCCGACGCCGCCGCCCGCGGCGACGCGAAAGCCCTGGTCACCGCGCTGGAAGACCTGGACGTGCCCCTCTGGCAGGCCCAGGAGGTGGCGGGCATGCTGCTCGGCCAGGAGGCGCGCGGCCAGTTCGGTGTCGAACGCGCGGGCCGCGACGGCCGCCCCCGGCGGGCGGACAGCGTGGTCGCCTTCTACGACACGGACGCGGGCCGGTACCTGTTCCAGGTCGCGCGGAACCGGGACGGGCGGGATTGGGCGACCATCACCCCGGCGGACAACCAGTTGCTGGCGACCAGGATCCGGGAAGTCGCCGATTTCTGA
- a CDS encoding amino acid permease encodes MDVSDKQAAEPADEDSARLHQLGYAQELRRTMSAFSNFAVSFTIISILSGCLTLYGFGMKTGGPAAMIWGWPLVGLFVILVGLGMAEVCSSYPTAGGLYYWAAKLAPRNGAAWSWFTGWFNLIGQIAVTAGIDFGAALFLNAFLDLQFGFEATPGHTILLLAIILVIHGLLNTFGVKIVALLNSISVWWHLAGVLVIVGVLIIVPEKHQDASFVFGEFVNNTGWASPVYVFLLGLLLAQYTLTGYDASAHMTEETKNAAKAGPRGIINSILVSLVAGWILLIGLTFAIQNYEGAVGSETGVPPAQIFIDATGATTGKFLLLICIGAQLFCGMASVTANSRMIYAFARDGAIPGSKFWHRINKRTQTPTNAVWLAAGGALLLALPYLWSATAYAAVTSIAVVGLYVAYVIPVFLRVRKGDDFEPGPWNLGRWGKLVGTVATVWVCFIFVLFMLPQGSPITIDSFNYTPIAFLVVLGGAAVWWFASARKWFTGPKVQGSEEELAAVEKELKELG; translated from the coding sequence ATGGATGTCTCTGACAAGCAGGCCGCAGAACCCGCCGACGAAGACAGTGCCCGGCTCCACCAACTCGGCTACGCGCAGGAGCTCCGGCGCACGATGTCGGCCTTCTCCAACTTCGCCGTCTCCTTCACGATCATCTCGATCCTCTCCGGCTGCCTGACCCTCTACGGATTCGGCATGAAGACCGGCGGGCCCGCCGCGATGATCTGGGGCTGGCCGCTGGTCGGCCTCTTCGTCATCCTGGTCGGGCTGGGCATGGCCGAGGTCTGCTCCAGCTACCCGACCGCGGGCGGCCTCTACTACTGGGCGGCGAAGCTCGCCCCGCGCAACGGCGCGGCGTGGTCATGGTTCACCGGCTGGTTCAACCTCATCGGGCAGATCGCCGTCACCGCGGGGATCGACTTCGGCGCGGCGCTGTTCCTCAACGCCTTTCTCGACCTGCAGTTCGGCTTCGAGGCGACGCCGGGCCACACGATCCTGCTGCTGGCGATCATCCTCGTGATCCACGGACTGTTGAACACCTTCGGCGTCAAGATCGTCGCGCTGCTGAACAGCATCAGCGTGTGGTGGCATCTCGCGGGTGTGCTGGTGATCGTCGGGGTGCTGATCATCGTTCCCGAGAAACACCAGGACGCGTCGTTCGTCTTCGGCGAGTTCGTGAACAACACCGGCTGGGCGTCGCCTGTCTACGTCTTCTTACTGGGCCTCCTGCTCGCGCAGTACACACTCACCGGATACGACGCCTCGGCCCATATGACCGAGGAGACCAAGAACGCGGCGAAGGCCGGACCTCGCGGGATCATCAACTCGATCCTCGTCTCCCTGGTCGCCGGCTGGATCCTGCTGATCGGCCTCACCTTCGCCATCCAAAACTACGAGGGCGCCGTCGGCTCCGAAACCGGGGTGCCGCCCGCGCAGATCTTCATCGACGCGACCGGCGCGACAACCGGCAAGTTCCTGTTGCTGATCTGCATCGGCGCACAGCTGTTCTGCGGAATGGCGTCGGTGACCGCGAACTCGCGGATGATCTACGCCTTCGCTCGCGACGGCGCGATCCCGGGTTCCAAGTTCTGGCACCGCATCAACAAGCGCACCCAGACTCCGACCAACGCGGTGTGGCTGGCCGCGGGCGGCGCGCTCCTGCTCGCCCTGCCGTACCTGTGGAGCGCGACCGCCTACGCGGCGGTGACCTCGATCGCCGTCGTCGGCCTTTACGTGGCCTATGTGATCCCGGTGTTCCTGCGGGTGCGCAAGGGCGACGACTTCGAACCCGGACCGTGGAACCTCGGCCGCTGGGGGAAGCTCGTCGGGACCGTCGCGACCGTCTGGGTGTGCTTCATCTTCGTGCTGTTCATGCTTCCGCAGGGATCACCGATCACCATCGACAGTTTCAACTACACGCCTATCGCCTTCCTTGTCGTACTCGGTGGTGCGGCGGTGTGGTGGTTCGCCTCGGCGCGCAAGTGGTTCACAGGCCCGAAGGTGCAGGGCTCCGAGGAAGAACTCGCCGCGGTGGAAAAGGAACTCAAGGAACTGGGGTAG
- a CDS encoding OsmC family protein produces MSLTDVIEGTKTAVDADPRNAAVSFSVANALTPGTATRVDVRVRDHSFAVDEPAALGGTDTAANPVEYALAALGSCQVITYQFWAAKLGVPLEGVKVTVDGDIDLHGFFGFSETRPGFGDVRVSVELSGPAGAEVYEDLKRQVDEHCPVLDLFRNPTPVKTSLA; encoded by the coding sequence ATGTCGCTGACCGATGTCATCGAAGGAACCAAGACCGCCGTCGACGCCGACCCGCGCAACGCCGCCGTCTCGTTCAGCGTCGCCAACGCGCTGACCCCCGGAACCGCGACGCGGGTCGACGTGCGGGTGCGCGACCACTCGTTCGCCGTCGACGAGCCCGCCGCGCTCGGCGGCACCGACACCGCGGCGAACCCGGTCGAATACGCGCTCGCCGCGCTGGGCTCGTGCCAGGTGATCACCTATCAGTTCTGGGCGGCGAAGCTCGGTGTGCCGCTCGAAGGCGTGAAGGTGACCGTGGACGGCGACATCGACCTGCACGGGTTCTTCGGGTTCTCGGAGACTCGCCCCGGCTTCGGTGACGTGCGCGTTTCGGTCGAGCTGAGCGGGCCCGCGGGCGCGGAGGTCTACGAGGACCTGAAGCGGCAGGTGGACGAACACTGCCCGGTGCTGGACCTGTTCCGGAACCCGACGCCGGTGAAGACCTCGCTCGCCTGA
- a CDS encoding GmrSD restriction endonuclease domain-containing protein, with protein sequence MPTALAVRRSFTVLAVSAIVSAGVVGVAEATPPGIPSADTAKTQLAALTVKPDGSSTGYSRDKFPHWSDQGNSCNTREVVLKRDGTNVQQDSSCAAVSGSWFSPYDGATWRAASDVDIDHVVPLAAAWRTGASSWTTAQRQAFANDLSAPQLIAVTDNVNQEKGDKSPDAWKPPTVGYWCTYAKMWTTVKYKYKLSIKSAEKTALTDMLNRC encoded by the coding sequence ATGCCAACTGCGCTTGCTGTTCGTCGCTCCTTCACCGTTCTCGCCGTCTCGGCGATCGTCTCGGCGGGCGTGGTCGGCGTCGCCGAAGCGACACCCCCGGGCATCCCGTCGGCGGACACCGCCAAGACCCAGCTCGCCGCACTGACCGTCAAGCCGGACGGTTCGTCGACCGGGTACAGCCGCGACAAGTTCCCGCACTGGTCCGACCAGGGCAACAGCTGCAACACCCGCGAGGTCGTGCTGAAGCGGGACGGCACGAACGTGCAGCAGGACAGCAGTTGCGCCGCCGTCTCCGGCAGCTGGTTCAGCCCGTACGACGGCGCCACCTGGCGCGCGGCGTCCGATGTGGACATCGACCACGTCGTCCCGCTGGCCGCCGCGTGGCGCACCGGGGCGTCGTCGTGGACCACCGCGCAGCGGCAGGCGTTCGCGAACGACCTCAGCGCGCCGCAGCTGATCGCCGTCACCGACAACGTCAACCAGGAGAAGGGCGACAAGTCGCCGGACGCCTGGAAGCCGCCGACCGTCGGCTACTGGTGCACCTACGCGAAGATGTGGACCACGGTGAAGTACAAGTACAAGCTGAGCATCAAGTCGGCGGAGAAGACCGCGCTGACGGACATGCTCAACCGCTGCTGA
- the purD gene encoding phosphoribosylamine--glycine ligase codes for MRVLVIGSGAREHALVLAVAEDPSVTALACAPGNAGTAAVAEQLGVDAADPESVSALAKQWQADLVVVGPEVPLVAGVADAVRKAGIACFGPSASAARIEGSKAFAKDVMAAAKVPTAHCEVVDNPARLDAALGRFGPTWVVKDDGLAAGKGVVVTKDVDVARKHALMLLDGGHPVLLESFLDGPEASLFCFVDGRTVVPLLPAQDFKRVGDGDAGPNTGGMGAYAPLPWAPKDLVDDVVARIVQPVVDELDNRGATFSGLLYAGLALTSEGPQVIEFNCRFGDPETQVVLALLRSPLGKVLHATATGELADLPPLEWDSGAAVTVVLAADGYPGKPRTGDVITGGELEGVLHAGTRRRDDGAVVSSGGRVLSVVGTGKNLKAARKDAYATVEKVHLAGSHHRTDIALLAAKGEIATPVS; via the coding sequence GTGCGCGTACTGGTAATCGGGTCCGGCGCCCGTGAGCATGCACTCGTCCTCGCGGTCGCGGAAGACCCTTCCGTCACCGCGCTGGCCTGTGCCCCGGGCAACGCCGGCACCGCGGCGGTGGCCGAACAACTCGGCGTGGACGCGGCCGACCCCGAGTCCGTCTCCGCCCTCGCCAAGCAGTGGCAGGCGGATCTGGTGGTGGTCGGTCCCGAGGTCCCGCTGGTGGCCGGTGTCGCCGACGCGGTCCGGAAGGCGGGCATCGCCTGCTTCGGTCCGTCCGCGTCCGCGGCAAGGATCGAGGGTTCGAAGGCGTTCGCGAAGGACGTCATGGCGGCCGCCAAGGTGCCGACGGCGCACTGCGAGGTCGTCGACAACCCGGCCCGCCTCGACGCCGCGCTCGGCCGCTTCGGCCCCACCTGGGTGGTCAAGGACGACGGCCTCGCCGCGGGCAAGGGCGTCGTGGTCACCAAGGACGTCGACGTCGCGCGCAAGCACGCCCTGATGCTGCTCGACGGTGGGCACCCGGTGCTCCTGGAGTCCTTCCTCGACGGCCCGGAGGCCTCTCTCTTCTGCTTCGTCGACGGCCGCACGGTCGTCCCGTTGCTGCCCGCGCAGGACTTCAAGCGCGTCGGTGACGGCGACGCGGGCCCGAACACCGGCGGCATGGGCGCGTACGCCCCGTTGCCGTGGGCGCCGAAGGACCTGGTCGACGACGTCGTCGCCCGCATCGTGCAGCCCGTGGTCGACGAGCTCGACAACCGCGGCGCCACCTTCTCCGGCCTGCTCTACGCCGGTCTCGCGCTGACTTCCGAGGGCCCGCAGGTCATCGAGTTCAACTGCCGTTTCGGCGACCCGGAGACCCAGGTCGTCCTGGCGCTGCTGCGCAGCCCGCTCGGCAAGGTCCTGCACGCGACGGCGACCGGCGAACTCGCCGATCTGCCGCCGCTGGAGTGGGACTCCGGCGCGGCGGTCACCGTCGTGCTCGCCGCGGACGGCTACCCCGGCAAGCCGAGGACCGGCGACGTCATCACCGGTGGCGAGCTCGAAGGCGTGCTCCACGCCGGCACCCGCCGCCGTGACGACGGTGCCGTCGTCTCCTCCGGCGGCCGCGTGCTGTCGGTGGTCGGCACCGGCAAGAACCTGAAGGCCGCCCGCAAGGACGCCTACGCGACGGTCGAGAAGGTCCACCTGGCCGGCTCCCACCACCGCACCGACATCGCCCTGCTCGCCGCCAAGGGAGAGATCGCCACCCCGGTCTCGTGA
- a CDS encoding DUF3558 domain-containing protein — protein MRTRPPRSGTVVYTGRRPRVLVTGGVLTLVLAGCATDTGGQAFPDEPALASATQGAKASALPARPAELSLRGVDPCALLTDPQLDQLKINSKPRAAAEPIDGPTCVLDSDAAQPFHGYYVRTITADVEEWFTGKRRKNSMTTEPTAVGGFPAIRNHRDAGTPGDCETLVGVAQGQTLAVRAVAVTAGAFTMPQLCEMSAQAADSALQTLKARN, from the coding sequence ATGCGGACAAGGCCGCCGCGTTCGGGGACCGTGGTGTACACCGGGCGTAGGCCTCGTGTGCTGGTGACCGGCGGGGTGCTCACCCTCGTGCTGGCCGGATGCGCCACGGACACGGGCGGGCAGGCGTTCCCCGACGAACCCGCGCTGGCCTCGGCCACGCAGGGCGCCAAAGCGTCGGCACTGCCTGCCAGGCCCGCCGAACTGAGCCTGCGGGGTGTCGATCCGTGTGCCCTGCTCACCGATCCGCAGCTCGACCAGCTCAAGATCAACAGCAAACCGCGCGCGGCCGCGGAACCGATCGACGGCCCGACCTGTGTCCTCGACTCGGACGCCGCGCAGCCCTTCCATGGCTATTACGTCCGCACGATCACCGCGGACGTCGAAGAGTGGTTCACCGGCAAGCGCCGCAAGAACAGCATGACGACGGAACCGACGGCGGTCGGCGGGTTCCCGGCCATCCGGAACCACCGTGACGCCGGCACGCCGGGCGACTGCGAAACGCTCGTCGGTGTCGCTCAGGGACAGACGCTGGCGGTGCGGGCGGTCGCCGTCACCGCCGGCGCGTTCACCATGCCGCAGCTGTGTGAAATGTCCGCACAGGCGGCCGATTCGGCTTTGCAGACCTTGAAAGCACGCAACTAG
- a CDS encoding aromatic acid/H+ symport family MFS transporter, which yields MSPAAARSWVVPLAWTAVLLDGFDLVVLGTVLPALLRDHVWGLTPGTASVISTFGLIGMMIGAMAIGTITDLIGRRKALIIAVAAFSAFTALCAISPSAFVFGLLRFLAGLGLGGCLPTAIALVTEYARKGKGGSATTTVMTGYHVGAVLTALLGIWLIQPLGWRAMFVAGALPALVLVPLMIKYLPESESFERARETQEKSATQVVGGLFRGGFLRATIAFWVTSFMGLLLVYGLNTWLPEIMRQAGYPLGAALGLLLTLNLGGVVGLLVAGRVADKAGVRPTVIFWFLGAAVFLALLSVKLPAVGLYVAVFLTGGFVFSAQVLVYAYIGKTYPDVMRATGIGWAAGVGRVGAICGPILGGALLTAGIAYPWGFYAFAGVGALGAAAVTVVRAGRSREETATPVP from the coding sequence ATGTCCCCTGCCGCGGCCCGTTCGTGGGTGGTCCCACTCGCCTGGACGGCGGTACTGCTCGACGGATTCGACCTGGTCGTCCTGGGCACGGTGCTGCCCGCGCTGCTCCGCGACCACGTCTGGGGCCTGACACCCGGCACGGCGTCGGTGATCTCGACGTTCGGCCTGATCGGCATGATGATCGGCGCGATGGCGATCGGCACGATCACCGACCTCATCGGCCGTCGCAAGGCGCTGATCATCGCGGTCGCGGCCTTCTCGGCGTTCACCGCGCTCTGCGCGATCTCGCCGTCGGCGTTCGTCTTCGGTCTGCTGCGTTTCCTCGCCGGGCTGGGTCTCGGCGGCTGTCTGCCGACGGCGATCGCACTGGTCACCGAGTACGCCCGCAAGGGGAAGGGGGGCAGCGCGACCACCACGGTGATGACCGGCTACCACGTCGGCGCGGTGCTCACGGCCCTGCTCGGCATCTGGCTGATCCAGCCGCTCGGCTGGCGCGCGATGTTCGTGGCCGGCGCGCTGCCCGCCCTCGTGCTGGTACCGCTGATGATCAAGTACCTGCCGGAATCCGAGTCGTTCGAGCGGGCGCGGGAGACGCAGGAGAAGTCGGCGACACAGGTTGTCGGCGGGCTGTTCCGCGGTGGGTTCCTGCGCGCCACCATCGCGTTCTGGGTGACGTCGTTCATGGGGCTGCTGCTGGTCTACGGGCTCAACACCTGGCTGCCGGAGATCATGCGCCAGGCCGGGTATCCGCTGGGCGCGGCGCTCGGGCTGCTGCTCACGCTGAACCTCGGCGGCGTCGTCGGCCTGCTCGTCGCGGGCCGGGTGGCGGACAAGGCCGGCGTGCGGCCGACGGTGATCTTCTGGTTCCTCGGGGCGGCGGTGTTCCTGGCCCTGCTGAGCGTGAAGCTGCCCGCTGTCGGCCTGTACGTGGCCGTGTTCCTCACCGGCGGTTTCGTGTTCAGCGCGCAGGTGCTCGTGTACGCCTACATCGGCAAGACGTACCCGGACGTCATGCGTGCCACCGGGATCGGCTGGGCGGCCGGTGTCGGCCGCGTCGGCGCGATCTGCGGCCCGATCCTCGGCGGCGCGCTGCTGACTGCCGGAATCGCTTACCCGTGGGGTTTCTACGCCTTCGCCGGAGTCGGGGCGCTGGGAGCGGCCGCGGTGACCGTAGTCCGCGCCGGCCGCTCCCGGGAGGAGACCGCTACCCCAGTTCCTTGA
- a CDS encoding LLM class F420-dependent oxidoreductase produces MTIGVALPSGDTTDAVNIVDELITQTRQAADAGLTSVWFSQQMEHDAITVAALAGRAVPGITVGTGVVPIYPRHPLLITGLAQTAQAATGGRFVLGLGTGAKNWLEPAYGIEYPSPIKHLREYLTILRQVLDGGEVDFHGETVRAHAKGFAASLSVAGSSGIPVIIAAMGRQALRVTGELADGTIPFLAGPKALSGLIVPEITKAAAGRPAPRIIAMVPVVVTDDPGAVRAQVDRQYAFFRDIPSYRAIFDAQGVDSAGELVIAGDEETVAAEIRRYFDAGATEVVATQSGIRNAEERLRTWSVLGDLVQR; encoded by the coding sequence ATGACCATCGGAGTGGCACTCCCGTCCGGGGACACCACGGACGCCGTCAACATCGTCGACGAACTCATCACGCAGACCCGGCAGGCCGCCGACGCGGGCCTGACGTCCGTCTGGTTCTCGCAGCAGATGGAGCACGACGCGATCACCGTCGCCGCCCTCGCGGGGCGCGCGGTCCCGGGAATCACCGTCGGGACCGGCGTCGTCCCGATCTACCCGCGACATCCGTTGCTGATCACCGGTCTCGCGCAGACGGCACAGGCCGCCACCGGCGGCCGATTCGTCCTCGGCCTCGGAACCGGCGCGAAGAACTGGCTCGAACCGGCGTACGGCATCGAGTACCCGTCGCCGATCAAGCACCTTCGCGAGTACCTCACGATCCTTCGGCAAGTGCTCGACGGCGGCGAAGTCGATTTCCACGGCGAGACGGTCCGGGCGCACGCCAAGGGCTTCGCGGCTTCGCTGTCTGTCGCGGGGTCTTCGGGCATCCCGGTGATCATCGCGGCGATGGGACGGCAGGCGCTGCGAGTCACCGGCGAACTCGCCGACGGCACGATCCCCTTCCTCGCCGGGCCGAAAGCCCTTTCCGGGCTCATCGTCCCGGAGATCACCAAGGCCGCCGCCGGCCGACCGGCGCCGCGGATCATCGCGATGGTCCCGGTCGTCGTGACCGACGATCCCGGCGCCGTCCGCGCCCAGGTCGACCGGCAATACGCCTTCTTCCGCGACATCCCTTCCTATCGCGCGATCTTCGACGCCCAGGGCGTGGATTCCGCCGGTGAGCTGGTGATCGCCGGGGACGAGGAGACCGTCGCGGCCGAGATCCGGCGGTACTTCGACGCCGGGGCGACCGAGGTCGTCGCGACGCAGAGCGGCATCCGGAACGCGGAAGAGCGGCTTCGCACCTGGAGCGTCCTCGGAGACCTCGTCCAGCGCTGA
- a CDS encoding glycerophosphodiester phosphodiesterase — translation MRKRLGVLALSGLAVLSVTGLAGAAEPSAQDVSALAKGHDGPVIVGHRGAPGYRPEHTLASYELAYRQGVDWVDVDLVPTKDGQLVARHENEIGGTTDVAKHPEFANRKTTKVIDGTSFTGWFTEDFTLAELKTLRATERIPQLRPNNKIYDGRYQIATYQEVIDLTRRLGRELRRELGTYPEIKHSTYFSSIKNPTEPKLVELLKRNGLNHPKAPVIIQSFEVSNLIALSRQVRVPLLQLTSATGAPADFVAKGDPRTYADLVTPAGLKEISKYADYLGPEKAQVIPVVNGALGQPTKLVADAHQAGLKVGPYTFRNENNFLPQSLRSSANLAEYGNAFAEQEAFLKAGVDGYFADHPDTALEAVKAFQGR, via the coding sequence ATGCGAAAGCGCCTGGGCGTGCTCGCCCTGTCCGGACTCGCCGTACTCAGCGTCACAGGGCTGGCAGGCGCTGCCGAGCCGAGCGCCCAAGATGTGTCGGCGCTGGCGAAGGGTCACGATGGTCCGGTGATCGTCGGACACCGCGGCGCCCCCGGCTACCGCCCGGAGCACACGCTCGCCTCGTATGAGCTCGCCTACCGCCAGGGCGTCGACTGGGTCGACGTCGACCTCGTGCCCACCAAGGACGGCCAGCTCGTCGCGCGGCACGAGAACGAGATCGGCGGGACCACCGACGTCGCGAAGCACCCCGAGTTCGCGAACCGGAAGACGACGAAGGTCATCGACGGCACGTCGTTCACCGGCTGGTTCACCGAGGACTTCACACTCGCCGAGCTGAAGACCCTGCGCGCGACCGAGCGGATCCCGCAGCTGCGGCCGAACAACAAGATCTACGACGGCCGCTACCAGATCGCCACCTACCAGGAGGTCATCGACCTGACGCGCCGCCTGGGCCGCGAACTGCGCCGTGAACTGGGGACGTACCCGGAGATCAAGCACTCGACCTACTTCTCCTCGATCAAGAACCCGACCGAGCCGAAGCTGGTCGAGCTGCTCAAGCGCAACGGGCTCAACCACCCGAAGGCGCCGGTGATCATCCAGTCGTTCGAGGTGTCGAACCTGATCGCGCTTTCGCGCCAGGTGCGGGTGCCGCTGCTGCAGCTGACTTCGGCGACCGGCGCTCCGGCCGACTTCGTCGCCAAGGGCGACCCGCGGACGTACGCCGACCTCGTGACGCCGGCGGGCCTGAAGGAGATCTCGAAGTACGCGGACTACCTGGGCCCGGAGAAGGCGCAGGTCATCCCGGTGGTGAACGGCGCGCTGGGGCAGCCGACCAAGCTGGTCGCCGACGCGCACCAGGCCGGGCTGAAGGTCGGGCCGTACACGTTCCGCAACGAGAACAACTTCCTCCCGCAGAGCCTGCGCTCGTCGGCGAACCTCGCCGAATACGGCAACGCGTTCGCCGAGCAGGAGGCGTTCCTCAAGGCGGGTGTCGACGGGTACTTCGCGGACCACCCGGACACCGCGCTGGAGGCCGTGAAGGCGTTCCAGGGGCGCTGA
- a CDS encoding PE domain-containing protein, which yields MAASSKVQDLTSAVPTPPSVADIRVDPSKLLEVAKIVEEQVDALQDKLMTRLDQLRIDTPANDTVSVHATSVWNELVADGDQSYAAQVRAYVAGLRGLVNQLRTAAKEYKTSDADKAAAFGDRGVHRA from the coding sequence ATGGCAGCATCGAGCAAGGTCCAGGACCTCACGTCGGCGGTCCCGACGCCACCGTCGGTGGCCGACATCAGAGTCGACCCGTCGAAGCTGCTCGAAGTGGCGAAGATCGTCGAAGAGCAGGTCGACGCGTTGCAGGACAAGCTCATGACGCGGCTCGACCAGCTGCGGATCGACACTCCGGCCAACGACACCGTGAGCGTGCACGCGACCAGCGTCTGGAACGAGCTCGTGGCCGACGGCGACCAGTCGTACGCCGCGCAGGTCCGGGCGTACGTGGCCGGTCTGCGGGGCCTGGTCAACCAGCTCCGCACGGCGGCCAAGGAGTACAAGACCAGTGATGCGGACAAGGCCGCCGCGTTCGGGGACCGTGGTGTACACCGGGCGTAG